Below is a window of Sulfitobacter sp. SK012 DNA.
GGCCCCGTTCGCCCACAGCTGTGTCGTACCCGTCCGGCAATGACACAATGAAATCGTGGATTTGAGCTGCACGCGCCGCGTCTTCGACCTCCGCCTGCGTTGCGCCGTCGCGTCCATAGGCGATGTTGTAGCCGATGGTGTCGTTAAACAGGACGGTATCTTGCGGCACCACGCCGATCATCTTGTGCAATGAGTTTTGCGACACCTCACGAACATCTTGTCCGTCGATCCGCAAGGCACCGCTTTGAACGTCATAAAACCGGAACAGCAAACGGCCAATGGTGGATTTGCCTGATCCCGTTGACCCGACAATGGCCACCATTTCACCCGGTTCAGCCACCAGCGACACACCTTTTAGGATCTTGCGGTCTGGGTCATAGCCAAAATGCACGTTGTCCAATTCAACGCGCCCACCAGTCACATTCAGCGCCGGTGCGTTGGCGATGTCGGTGATTTCAGCGGGCTGTTCCAGCAGATCAAACATCTGCCCCATATCAACCAGCGCCTGGCGGATTTCGCGGTAGACCGTCCCTAAGAAATTCAGCGGTATTGAGATTTGCACCATATATGCGTTGACCATCACGAAATCGCCCACAGTCAGCGTTCCGTTTTGCACACCAATGGCGGCCATAACCATAACCGACACAAGCCCCGCAGTGATGATCACGGATTGACCGAAATTGAGGAAAGCGAGGGAGTAGTTGGTCTTGATCGCTGCTTCTTCGTAGCCTGCCATTGCCGCGTCGTAGCGGCCGGCCTCGCGGGCCTCGGCCCCGAAGTATTTGACCGTCTCATAGTTCAACAGACTATCGATCGCCTTTTGATTGGCGTCGGTATCTTGGTCGTTCATCTGTCGACGCAGCTTTACGCGCCATTCAGTCACGGCAAAGGTGAACCAGACATATAGCGCGATGGTGATGGCCACGACCACGAGGTACCAGACGTCAAAAAGGATCGTCAGGATCACCCCAATCATCATCAACTCAAGGATGAGAGGCCCGATGGAAAAGAGCAAAAAGCGAAGCAGGAAATCAACGCCTTTGA
It encodes the following:
- a CDS encoding ABCB family ABC transporter ATP-binding protein/permease, encoding MPADTTAPAAPQGAQKPPPSDDDIANAVEMQSSMRVLRKVAPYLWPDDMPWVRKRVVWAMIALIVSKLITVSTPFFYKDAVDALSKEGVPMLALGAVGLTVAYGMARLMGVGFQQIRDAIFARVGQRALRMLALETFEHIHRLSMRYHITRKTGGLSRIIERGVKGVDFLLRFLLFSIGPLILELMMIGVILTILFDVWYLVVVAITIALYVWFTFAVTEWRVKLRRQMNDQDTDANQKAIDSLLNYETVKYFGAEAREAGRYDAAMAGYEEAAIKTNYSLAFLNFGQSVIITAGLVSVMVMAAIGVQNGTLTVGDFVMVNAYMVQISIPLNFLGTVYREIRQALVDMGQMFDLLEQPAEITDIANAPALNVTGGRVELDNVHFGYDPDRKILKGVSLVAEPGEMVAIVGSTGSGKSTIGRLLFRFYDVQSGALRIDGQDVREVSQNSLHKMIGVVPQDTVLFNDTIGYNIAYGRDGATQAEVEDAARAAQIHDFIVSLPDGYDTAVGERGLKLSGGEKQRVGIARTLLKDPPILLLDEATSALDSETEHEIQDALMQAGKGRTVITIAHRLSTIAEADRIVVLEKGEVVEQGSHEALLAKDGRYAQLWHRQESEE